In Zobellia roscoffensis, the following are encoded in one genomic region:
- a CDS encoding DUF1599 domain-containing protein: MQKTSEEYDEVIKTCRDLFEKKMKDYGSAWRILRLPSLTDQIFIKAQRIRSLQENEIRKVDEGERSEFIGIINYSIMALIQLEKGIADQPDLSVEEAVSLFDKHATTTKTLMENKNHDYGEAWRDMRVSSLTDLILQKLLRVKQIEDNKGKTLVSEGIDANYQDMVNYAIFAMIHLGVTSKS, translated from the coding sequence ATGCAAAAGACATCCGAAGAATATGATGAGGTAATCAAAACTTGTAGAGACCTCTTTGAAAAGAAAATGAAAGACTACGGCAGCGCTTGGCGAATCTTAAGGCTTCCCTCATTAACGGATCAGATTTTTATTAAAGCGCAACGCATCCGAAGTTTACAAGAAAACGAAATACGTAAGGTAGATGAAGGCGAACGTTCCGAGTTCATTGGGATTATTAACTATTCTATAATGGCACTTATTCAATTAGAGAAAGGTATTGCCGATCAGCCAGATCTTTCCGTAGAAGAGGCCGTATCTCTTTTTGATAAACATGCAACAACCACCAAAACACTTATGGAGAATAAAAACCATGACTATGGTGAGGCTTGGCGAGATATGCGGGTCAGTTCTTTGACAGACTTAATTTTGCAAAAGCTTTTACGCGTTAAGCAAATAGAGGATAATAAAGGTAAAACTTTAGTAAGCGAAGGTATTGATGCTAATTATCAAGATATGGTCAATTATGCAATTTTTGCAATGATTCATCTTGGTGTAACCTCTAAATCATAA
- the folP gene encoding dihydropteroate synthase translates to MTLNCKGNLIDLSIPKVMGILNHTPDSFFDGGKYQNETAILKQVEKMLNDGATFIDVGGYSSRPGADHVTEEEELSRMTPLTKLLLKHFPEIILSIDTFRSKVASACLDAGAAIINDISAGKLDKNMLSTVAKHHAPYIMMHMKGTPQNMQQQTDYNNLLIDVIQYFSERISAAKALGIVDIMVDPGFGFAKTTEQNYEILQKLELFKNLDHPILIGVSRKSMIYKVLKTDAERALNGTTALHMAALMKGANILRVHDVKEAYECVKLAEELMPC, encoded by the coding sequence ATGACTCTAAATTGTAAAGGCAACCTCATAGACCTATCTATTCCAAAAGTAATGGGCATTTTAAACCATACTCCGGACTCGTTTTTTGACGGTGGAAAATATCAAAATGAAACTGCAATTTTAAAGCAAGTCGAAAAAATGTTGAATGACGGAGCCACCTTTATTGATGTTGGCGGCTACAGTTCTAGACCCGGTGCCGACCATGTTACAGAAGAGGAAGAATTAAGTCGCATGACCCCCCTTACCAAACTATTACTAAAACATTTTCCAGAAATCATTCTATCTATAGATACCTTCAGAAGCAAAGTGGCTTCCGCTTGTCTTGATGCAGGTGCAGCCATTATAAATGATATTTCTGCAGGAAAATTAGATAAAAACATGCTTTCTACCGTTGCCAAACATCACGCGCCCTATATTATGATGCACATGAAAGGCACGCCGCAAAATATGCAGCAACAAACAGACTACAACAACCTTTTAATAGATGTGATACAGTATTTTTCAGAGCGAATTTCCGCTGCCAAAGCCCTAGGAATTGTAGATATTATGGTAGACCCAGGCTTTGGTTTTGCCAAAACCACGGAGCAGAATTATGAAATTCTACAAAAACTTGAGCTTTTTAAGAACTTAGACCACCCTATTTTAATTGGTGTAAGTAGAAAATCCATGATTTACAAAGTACTTAAAACCGATGCAGAGAGGGCCTTAAACGGCACAACGGCACTTCATATGGCAGCATTAATGAAAGGCGCCAATATTTTAAGGGTTCATGACGTTAAAGAAGCGTATGAATGTGTTAAACTTGCAGAAGAATTAATGCCTTGTTAA
- the cdaA gene encoding diadenylate cyclase CdaA produces MDFLNFLEFKITDILDIILVAILLYYIYKLVRGSVAINIFIGIVIVWGFWKLTELLGMEMISSLVGAFMQVGLIALIIVFQQEIRKFLLMIGSTNFANKRNFIKHFKFLKQDGVTVSMDVDAIISACKKMSSTKTGALIVLERNNSLDYIKSSGDKMHIEVNKPILESIFYKNSPLHDGAAVIENNYVVATRVILPVSNERNIPLRFGLRHRAAVGISEKTDALALVVSEETGNISYIKSGRFIDFGSMDELSSIIKDDLID; encoded by the coding sequence TTGGATTTTCTGAATTTTCTTGAATTTAAGATTACCGATATACTAGATATTATTCTGGTAGCCATACTGCTATACTATATCTACAAATTAGTACGCGGCTCTGTAGCTATTAATATTTTTATCGGTATCGTTATTGTTTGGGGTTTTTGGAAACTTACGGAACTACTGGGCATGGAAATGATCAGTAGCCTGGTGGGTGCCTTTATGCAAGTAGGCCTTATTGCCTTGATTATTGTTTTTCAACAAGAAATTAGAAAATTTCTTTTAATGATTGGATCTACCAACTTTGCCAATAAAAGAAACTTCATAAAACATTTTAAGTTTTTGAAACAAGACGGTGTTACAGTAAGTATGGATGTTGATGCCATTATCTCCGCTTGCAAAAAAATGAGTTCCACTAAAACAGGTGCCTTAATTGTTTTAGAACGAAATAACTCTTTGGACTACATCAAATCTTCTGGGGACAAAATGCATATTGAAGTAAACAAACCTATTTTAGAAAGCATCTTTTATAAGAACAGCCCGTTGCACGATGGCGCTGCAGTCATAGAAAACAACTATGTGGTTGCAACTAGGGTAATTTTACCCGTTTCCAATGAACGTAACATACCATTGCGTTTTGGTCTTCGTCATAGAGCTGCCGTTGGTATTTCCGAAAAAACTGATGCCTTAGCATTAGTAGTTAGTGAAGAAACAGGAAATATCTCGTATATTAAAAGTGGGAGATTCATCGATTTTGGCAGTATGGATGAATTAAGTTCTATTATTAAAGATGATTTAATAGATTAA
- a CDS encoding ABC transporter ATP-binding protein, with translation MDKDSGKAFDMRLFKRLLAHTRPYRTTFYGVALAAILLSGFAVMTPIIVQKIIDDAIKLGNEEKLLILTLAMAGVLLGQVICQLLFNYYANWLGESVIKDIRIKLFQHMLGFRMKYFDNSSLGVLVTRAVADMQRIGEIFSQGFFVIVADLLKMLVAAVVMLVMNWRLALIVFAILPLILYATRLFQKAMKVAFAEVRAQVSNLNSFVQERITGMKIVQLFTREKIESEKFRVINEKHQNAWLKTVWYNSIFFPIAEISSSIAVGLIVWYGGLQNVSNLSKEELGTLFAFILLIDMLFRPLRQIADKFNTLQMGMVAANRVFKILDTQSNIQDLGTVVKDDVKGDIAFKDVRFGYLEDEEVLHGVSFEVKAGETVAIVGATGAGKSTIINLLNRFYEINSGSILVDDVDIKDFSLTSLRSQIAVVLQDVFLFADTIENNISLKSDAISLEQIEAAAKEIGVDEFITSLPGSYLYNVKERGIMLSSGQRQLIAFLRAYVSNPSILVLDEATSSVDTYSEQLIQRATEKITEGRTSIIIAHRLATIKKADKIIVMDAGKIVETGTHKQLLKKGGYYSSLYEAQFLSEEVA, from the coding sequence ATGGATAAAGATTCGGGAAAAGCATTTGATATGCGTTTGTTTAAGCGTCTTTTGGCGCATACGCGTCCGTATCGAACCACCTTTTATGGGGTTGCCCTTGCGGCAATCCTTTTATCGGGCTTTGCAGTGATGACTCCAATAATCGTCCAGAAGATTATTGATGATGCGATTAAATTAGGGAATGAGGAGAAGTTATTAATCCTAACCTTGGCAATGGCCGGTGTTCTCTTAGGGCAGGTTATTTGTCAACTTTTGTTCAATTATTACGCCAACTGGTTGGGTGAATCGGTTATTAAGGATATTCGCATCAAGCTATTTCAGCATATGCTAGGCTTTAGGATGAAGTATTTTGATAACTCTTCATTAGGTGTATTGGTTACTCGTGCAGTTGCGGATATGCAACGAATAGGTGAGATTTTCAGCCAAGGTTTTTTTGTTATCGTCGCAGATTTGCTAAAAATGCTGGTTGCTGCTGTGGTAATGTTAGTAATGAACTGGCGTTTGGCACTTATCGTTTTTGCCATTCTACCATTAATACTTTATGCAACTCGCCTATTTCAAAAGGCTATGAAAGTTGCTTTTGCGGAGGTAAGAGCGCAAGTTTCCAATCTTAATTCATTTGTACAGGAGCGGATTACGGGTATGAAAATCGTACAATTGTTTACCCGTGAGAAAATTGAAAGTGAGAAATTTAGAGTTATTAATGAGAAGCACCAGAATGCTTGGTTAAAAACGGTGTGGTACAACTCCATTTTCTTTCCGATTGCAGAAATTTCTTCATCCATTGCCGTGGGGCTTATTGTTTGGTATGGTGGGCTGCAGAATGTTTCTAATCTTTCTAAAGAGGAATTGGGTACGTTGTTCGCTTTTATACTGTTGATAGATATGCTTTTTCGTCCTTTACGGCAAATCGCAGATAAGTTCAATACGCTACAAATGGGGATGGTAGCGGCAAACAGGGTTTTTAAAATTTTGGATACGCAGAGCAATATTCAAGATTTAGGAACAGTGGTTAAAGACGATGTTAAGGGAGATATTGCTTTTAAAGATGTACGCTTCGGGTACTTGGAAGATGAAGAAGTGCTTCATGGTGTTTCTTTTGAGGTGAAAGCAGGGGAGACCGTAGCTATTGTTGGTGCTACTGGTGCCGGAAAGTCTACTATCATTAATTTATTGAATCGGTTTTACGAGATTAATTCAGGTTCTATCTTAGTTGATGATGTAGATATTAAAGATTTTAGTTTGACTTCGTTGCGATCTCAGATTGCCGTTGTACTCCAAGATGTATTTCTTTTTGCTGATACAATTGAGAATAATATTTCTTTAAAGAGCGATGCTATTAGTCTTGAACAAATTGAAGCGGCGGCCAAAGAGATCGGGGTAGATGAGTTTATTACCAGTCTTCCGGGCAGTTATCTTTATAATGTAAAAGAAAGGGGTATAATGCTGTCTAGTGGGCAACGCCAACTAATTGCGTTCTTGCGCGCCTATGTAAGCAATCCAAGTATTTTAGTTTTAGATGAGGCAACATCATCTGTGGATACCTATTCCGAGCAGTTGATACAAAGGGCAACTGAGAAAATTACAGAAGGTAGAACTTCTATTATTATTGCCCACCGTTTGGCTACCATAAAGAAAGCGGATAAGATTATCGTGATGGATGCCGGAAAAATAGTTGAAACGGGAACACATAAGCAACTGTTGAAAAAAGGAGGGTATTACAGTAGCCTTTATGAGGCTCAGTTTCTTTCTGAGGAAGTGGCTTAA
- the truA gene encoding tRNA pseudouridine(38-40) synthase TruA, producing the protein MRYFVEFSYLGKDYHGWQNQPNAITVQEVLEKAFSTLLRMPVALTGAGRTDAGVHAKQMFAHFNVDEIQDLDQFVYRLNSLLPEAIAVHDVFLVNSDAHARFDAEERTYEYWVLQYKNPFLGDFAHYIKHTLNVVAMNEAARLLLQYNDFECFSKTHTDVKTYLCDVKKAVWELKEDRLVFTITADRFLRNMVRAVVGTLLDVGTGKIKVDDVKSIINSKNRSNAGPSVPAKGLYLTSVLYPKKSIEKHG; encoded by the coding sequence TTGAGATATTTCGTTGAATTTTCATACTTGGGTAAAGACTATCATGGTTGGCAGAACCAACCTAACGCCATTACCGTGCAGGAAGTTCTAGAAAAAGCTTTTTCCACTTTGTTGCGTATGCCGGTAGCATTAACGGGAGCGGGAAGGACGGATGCAGGTGTTCATGCCAAGCAAATGTTCGCCCATTTTAACGTTGATGAAATTCAAGATTTAGATCAGTTCGTATATAGATTGAATTCCCTATTGCCAGAAGCCATTGCGGTGCATGATGTTTTTCTGGTAAACTCTGATGCCCATGCACGGTTTGATGCGGAAGAACGTACTTATGAATATTGGGTGTTGCAATATAAGAACCCGTTTTTAGGTGATTTTGCACATTACATAAAACACACCTTGAATGTTGTGGCAATGAACGAAGCTGCACGTTTACTTCTTCAGTATAATGATTTTGAATGTTTTTCAAAAACGCATACAGATGTAAAGACGTATTTATGCGATGTGAAAAAGGCGGTTTGGGAGTTAAAAGAAGATAGACTTGTCTTTACCATAACTGCAGACCGGTTCCTAAGAAATATGGTGCGTGCCGTGGTAGGTACTTTGCTAGATGTAGGCACAGGTAAAATAAAAGTGGACGATGTTAAATCAATCATAAATAGCAAGAACAGAAGTAATGCGGGGCCATCGGTACCGGCAAAAGGGCTATATTTGACTTCTGTTTTATACCCCAAAAAGAGTATTGAAAAGCATGGATAA
- a CDS encoding metallophosphoesterase family protein, which translates to MTKILLLSDTHSHMDDTILKYARQADEIWHAGDIGTLEITDTLQKIKPLRAVYGNIDDHVIQKEFPLNDRFFCEGVEVFMTHIGGYPPKYNVRTRDIIRANPPKLFISGHSHILKVMMDKKLGVLHMNPGACGKHGFHQVRTMLRFVIDGKEIKDLEVVELGKR; encoded by the coding sequence ATGACCAAAATCCTATTACTTTCCGATACCCATTCACACATGGACGACACTATTTTAAAGTATGCCCGTCAAGCGGATGAAATATGGCATGCGGGTGATATTGGCACTTTGGAAATAACCGATACACTTCAAAAAATAAAACCTTTAAGAGCTGTGTATGGAAATATTGATGACCATGTGATTCAAAAAGAATTTCCCCTAAACGACCGTTTTTTCTGTGAAGGTGTTGAAGTTTTTATGACCCACATTGGTGGCTACCCCCCTAAATACAATGTAAGAACCCGAGATATTATCAGAGCGAATCCTCCTAAATTATTTATATCCGGACATTCCCATATCCTTAAAGTTATGATGGATAAAAAATTGGGCGTGCTACATATGAACCCTGGCGCTTGTGGCAAACACGGTTTTCACCAGGTAAGGACCATGCTTCGTTTTGTTATAGACGGAAAGGAAATAAAAGATTTAGAAGTTGTAGAACTTGGAAAAAGATAA
- a CDS encoding DM13 domain-containing protein — protein sequence MKNRKFSFALVAFAMTALVVSCSDDDVETVTVTETVTETETVEVDSSLPVGDLTVASSGNLTAESGTPTEGLVELGKDTNDTDFVHFADDFMTELGTGTVGIFLSTSETFTADPANGNPDLMLIGNVQGNGEMYIKLDATPDAKYTHIILWCATANIPFGNVQLQ from the coding sequence ATGAAAAACAGAAAATTTTCTTTTGCACTAGTAGCTTTTGCCATGACAGCCTTAGTAGTAAGTTGTTCAGATGATGATGTAGAAACTGTAACCGTTACCGAAACTGTTACTGAAACAGAAACGGTTGAAGTAGATTCATCATTACCTGTTGGTGATTTAACCGTAGCGAGTAGTGGAAACTTAACTGCTGAAAGTGGTACACCAACAGAAGGGCTTGTAGAATTAGGAAAGGATACGAACGATACGGACTTTGTTCATTTTGCTGACGATTTTATGACGGAATTGGGTACAGGTACGGTTGGTATATTTTTGTCTACCTCAGAAACTTTTACTGCTGACCCTGCAAACGGAAACCCTGATTTAATGCTAATTGGCAACGTACAGGGTAATGGTGAGATGTACATTAAATTAGATGCTACTCCAGATGCTAAATATACTCATATCATTTTATGGTGTGCTACTGCCAATATTCCTTTTGGAAATGTACAATTACAGTAA